The nucleotide sequence ATACACAAGCAAAACCCAAAGCTATTGCCCTTAGTTCAACAATTTTCTGTAAagtttgaggaaaaacaaaaagtttaaaCTGGTACTGAAAAGGGTTGCTGAGTACAGGTCAGGGAGGAAGTCCCCAGTGTTGAGAGTATCATGAAACAGCAGAGATTTGGATGCAGTATAAGTGTAGAAGATGGGAGAAAGTAGAAAAGCAAAGCTCCCTGCCATCCTTGCTGCCAGCATGCCCCAGAAATGAAATCTTGAGCATACAGTGTGATAATGACACATGCTTCCATTCCTattccatttttcctcctcttggtTTTTCCTCAGGTTATTCCATCTTGATTTTCCTCAGATAAGTGCATTAAATTGTTTCATATTCAAACTTACTCTGAggcctccttctcctccagaaCCTGAAGCTGccattcttttttctatttcttcctgtttcttcttcttttgctcTACAGAATAAGTGTTCTTAATGCCTCGAGAGGAAGCCTGggagaaaacacatttgcatAAAGCCAGTTAGTTGTTAGTTGCTTCTGGATAGAAGCCAAACTGCAAGTCTTGGTAACAGCATTTTGTGAACTCTGTTTTGCATGAAATGACTGAAACAGTAAAACCAGCCCTTTCTGGGTATCTTTCTATGGAATGCTGTCCTTCCTGTAGTTATAAGAAGGAGTTCTTGTTTCCTGTTAATATATCCAGGTAAACATAATTAAGTGTACCTAGTTTGCGTGCCTGAAGAAACAAAGCCACAATTTCTTTCCCAAAAGCCCCACAGACTTTTTGGTTTTTAGTTTTTCCAGTGCCTGGGCCTATTTTTGCCCAGAACAGAACTAACTGGGAAGAGACAGGCAGGTAGAAGGAACTTCCAAGACGTTTTCCTGTTTCAtcattcctttgtttctctcaCCTCCTCCTGTCAAATGGCTGTCTAAAGAGAGGATACGTACAGTGGAAATAATGACAGTTTCTGTTCCAACGCTCAATAAGTGGATGGAAAAAGCTGCAGGCTCCATATTGCTACTGCAGAAATTGGTGGGGATTTTAtgtgcacagaaaaacaaacatgctaGTAGCGCTAGCTCAGGCTCTAAGAAATCCAACTTTTAAATCATGATGTGGGAAAACCAGCCTGTGTGATAGGTCCCACGTCAGAGGTCTTGTGGGCAGCAGTGCTATAATCTGCAGAAGCACATATGTGAGAAAACTGCTGTCGATTGTCTGCTCTGCACCCTCATGGTGATGGTCTAACAAAGTCCTAGACTAGATGGCAGGAATACCGgatatatatgaaaaatagtTAATGCTgtaaaacaacagagaaaatattcttaaaactgattttcagttaagttcagggtcctgataCTATGGCATGAGCCACGTAGAAAACCTTAAATCTaccaatggaaaacaaatgctatCACCCACAATTCAAGGCACTTACAATGAGCATAATTTGCAATGAGTAAATCTTACCAACAAATACTAACTTGATTACGTCCTGTGATTTCTAGCCTTTAGGTACCTGGCCTTACAGGTGAGTTAGGAACTTACGCTCTCTACAGGAaaccagaaggaagaaaacatcacaCTATGTTGTGATGAATGAAGAGCAGTTAAGAAGCATGTGCAGGAAAGTCTTATGCAGAGACAACATCTGACAAAATACTTTGCCTCTCATACTGGATAACTGAATTGGGTGGCAAGCAAGCTATCCCTATTACTCAACACTCAGGGCCTAAAATGCTCTGTAAGTCCCGAAAACTCCTGGTAGAAAtgtatctctttttcttcttatggaAAGTAACTGCacatacttctgttttcttgcattttctttagtTAGCCTAATAGCTAGTACAAAACTTCAAAGCTATCTGTAACCCAAGTTGCTTCACTGCAACTTCCTCCAGGGAAACCATTTCAGCAGTGTAAGAGCTAGATGAGagaggagaggttcaggttagctgttaggaagaaattcttcacttcaggcagtgaggccctggcacaggctgcccagagagctgtgggtgccccattcctgggtgctcaaggctaggttggatgaggctctgggcagcctgagcgAGTGGGTGGCAACTAGCCCATGGCAGGGGTAGtaactggatggtctttaaggtcaTAACataaaccattctatgactccaaGAGGACATTGTTTTTTATGTACTTCTCAGTAGTGTATGTCAAGCActctcaaaaaaagaaaaccaccaaaaGCCCCAAACTGAGTTCTGGGGTTTAAGATTATAGGTGGAATGCTTTCACTAAGTAgcctgaaacaaaaccagaagtcGGAGATTCTACAGAAGGGATCTGCAGTGTCACAAGATCAATGTGGTCCTCATCACTAACGGCCAATTTTAATTTGAGTGTATCATTTCAATAATGTATCTTTGCATATAATAGAATGGAGGTGAAATTATCAGCAATAAGTACGTATTTAAGGACAACGCCCACAACCCATGCCTGATGGGGCACAAGCCTCAGCTGCTTTTCCTGTACAACTGTCACCTAAACGTATTCTGAAGGAACAGCGTTGTATCAGGCGCAGTTACCTCCATCTGCCTCTTCTCAGCAGCTTCTGCGAGCTgtcttcttttaatttcctAAGGGAAACGTGAAAGACGGTGAAACGCTATCCTAACCCGGTCCGTACCCCGGTTTTTGCACGGCTTTCCCCCGCACAGCCCTCCCGGCTGGAAGCGGCCGCCCCACAGGCCTCGGGCGGGAGGAGCGCCGGGCACGGCCTCCATCTCGCCGCGGGTGGCCCGCTCCGCTCCCGCCGCCACCGCCGCACTCACCGGGTCGGGCGTCTCCACCACGTCCTTGACGGCTCCCCCCATGCAGGGCAGACACAGCCCCATAGCCGCGGAGCCGCACGGCTGCCGCCCGCTGCCGAAGGGGAGGTGGCGGCCCCGCCCCGTCACAGGGCCGACCGGGCCGGGCTGCCGGGGGCGGGGATGGCCGGGAACGGACGATTGGGCACGCtgttctaaatgtggcctcaccagggcagagtagaggggcaagAGTTACCTCCCTCAGTCTGCTGGCCGCGCTCGTTTTAATGCGCCCCAGATAGCGTTGGCCTTCTTGGGCACACAGATCATTTTCCTCAGACCCCAATATCTTCTGCTTACAATAAAtgtacatgtttatttttacatagaAATCTAAAGCACAAACCATTTTTATAAGGGTCGCTGTCTCGTGCgctgctttcctcctccattGCTCCTCGGATGCATAAACCAGAGCAGCAGTTCCACTGGGAAAAGGCGGAGAGCTGAGAGTGAAGCCCCCCAGAGAGGCTCCCCAAACCCAATGTGGTGCCACGAGCAGTCATGGGAGACCCAGCCCCGTGCAGTGCCACTCTTTCACACTATTAGGTCAAAAGGGACAATAATTAATTTCCAGATCCCTCTGATAGACCTCACACAGGACTAGGAAGTTACTGGAAGTGTGCTTAAATAATTGGCCTTTTCATTCTCTGgttctctgctgccatccactGGTGTTGTGCAGAGAGACGGTGCTTCCACACACTGGGTGCATGTTGTTGACAAGGCAACAGTGATACCGACGTTGTATGTCACGAGAAGGGTTTCGTGGGGTCAGTGGAAAGCCTCTGAGGTCCTGATTCACAAACCTGAGACAACTCACCCCTCTCACCAGGCAAAACAGCATCCTGCTGTcactgacaaaacaaaatttagatCTGAGCACCGCGCCACTGAATCAGGAGGCACATTGTGTGAGAAATAATACTCACTGACCTTTCAGTAACATACTGTGTTCCATCTAATCATGCTGGTTCAGCCCAGCTGTATCTGTTCTAATGCCTGGCAGCCTTTTGGTGCTGTTGTTCACGAAGCTTCTGATTCCTGCTGTCAGTAGCattgctccttttcttccccgAGCTGGATGAAGTGGATCCTTTTAGGGACTGGCAGCCTGAGAAGTCTGCAGAAATTGCTGAGTGGGATGGAGCACGGATACCAGCACCTGTGAGAAGTGTCAGAATAAAGGATATGGTTAAGGCCTAAACCACATTTGGGTGTACAGTGCTTTACTTTGCATTCAGCCTCTTGTCCACTTGGAAATGGTTGGCTGTGGTGTACTGTCATGAATTTCCATGCAAGCTCCTTCTTTCCATGCTGACTGTTACCAGTTCCTTCTATTTATTGGTACTGAATTTTCCAGAagccttttcctctttcctggcTCTTGGACTgcttatgtttctttttcttaaaatttcccTGCCTTCTCTTTTATCTTAGTAATTTATAGTAACTATGGCATTACCCTCTTCAACATTTCCTGAGTTTGTGTTTGTGTCTACATCCCTTCCCAAGGATTATGTGAAGCATTACAATTACTCTCCATAAACAATGCGACGTCTGTGTAGTTTCTTTCCTGTGATTTTGGACAATGTCTGTCTTTCTGCACCAATGTTCTTGTCCTGCCATTTATTCCACATGTACATGACATCACACATGACTGTAATTTTAGTTATTGTGTTTGTTCCTTGCATAACCATCCATCAGAGAGGATTACTGTGTCGCTAAGTGAAGATCTCTAACAAGCCACaaggtagaatcatagaatctgcAGGGTTCTGCTGCCCCAAGGCTGCTGCGAAGTGTCTTGGTGTATTGTGATTTAACTTAATGCTTTGGAATTGAAGGATTTTATATGCTAATTTCTAATCTTTTAAGTTTCTATTATTTTGCAGTTATATGGGTTAAGTAACTAGTGGTTATTGTTTGTCAAGCTTTGGGTTCGACCCCACAGGTTCTTAGCTGCTGCTCCATCAAATGATACCCCTGAATGCAGCAAAAATGCATCTTGTCTTGCCTAACAGGTTTACAGGAAATTAAAGCACATTGAACAGAATTTCCCTGCAGATGGAAAGAGTGCATCTTCCTGGTAGTGTGAGCTGATAAGAACTGAAAAGATGAGTGGTGTAGTCAAAACTTGGCTTCTTTAGAATTGTGTCCATGAGGTATTGAGTGCTATTTATTGAGAAGTAGTAGGAAATATGGCAACTTGTTGttcaagaagaaaaggtttATGCTTTTATTACTGAACTTCAATAACTTTTCTGTTATTACTCTGAGGCCCTTTAAGAACTCAGTTCTTCAGGCTTTATGGAATAAGCTGAAATAAACCACGAGTATGGATAGTTTGAAATGAAGTCAGCAGGATCATAATGTGTTTAGAAACGTGGATAACCTGTGGCAGCCTGCAAGTTTCATACAAATGAACATTTGGAGTAATAAGGGCCTGGTAAATGGGAGGAGTTGGCTTtactgtgctgcaggagccaggTGACGACTCATGCAGAGCTCCCGAGCCTGGAGCACTGGGGCAGCTGCTTCCCTGGCCAGGTGTGCAGGGTGATGTCATGGTGAGACCATGAGCTGTCAGCAGCTTTTAGCTGAACTCTATTGCATTCTCTCTTGATCTGTATCAGCCTCTGCTCGTTCTTTCTTCTGAGAGCTTtgccctgggctggctgtgagcagtgtggagctctgctccttgccTATGGGAGGGGTGAAGCTCATCATTCAcaaacagtgctgcagcagtcaCTTGTTCTGGATTACAGGTGCCAAAGGTCTTTTCTTGATGCCACATTGAGCATTTCTTGGCACTCTAAGGTCAGGAATGTTCATGCCTCATAGAGCAGTAGTAACAGAAAACAGTGGAGGggggtttatttgttttattttttcttgtccaCTTCCACCATGCTACCAAATACTGTAATGTAACAAATGTGTAAACACATTTGTTTCACAGTCATCTTAAACAAATCACTTCCTTCTAACTGTGGCATGAGCAGTAGCAGCATGGTTCTTACATGGATTGCTAGATGGtcaatttgaatatttttattaatgtgaTAAGTGGTGTGTAATGTTTCGAGTACCTGGTTTAACAGCAAATGCATATAACAGATGTCAGTGACCTTTCTACAGCTTTTTGGTGGCACATTAGAAGTTCTGGCAGTTCATTATACATCTATTTGCAATAGTTTAGTTATGATGGTGTTTGTGCAAGAATGATATTGATACAAGTCAGATTAAGATACAAGTCAATGGAAGTAGGCTCtaatttgtctgttttcttttagtccACCATATGGTACTATCTGTGCaaaaatttcctgtatttcccAAATCTATAACTGCACCTTTGATTTACTGTTTTGTGTTGATATGGGCAGATATTATGGCTTTGCATAGGAACGAGGACTGCCAGGGTTGTACTAAATGTTAGATTTTGGGAtttgttttaatgagaaaaagctGAGTCCTGACAAGGTCTGtgaataggagaaaaaaatatcaaaggtATTTTTTGAATTCTCCTTAATTTTGTGCGTGTGATATAGGGCAGATGTAAGGGAAGTTGCTTTGAGAACCCTAGGCAAATGACTCAAGGGTTGATGATGTTTGCTTTCAGGGTGACAATTAGTTTTTACCCATCATTAGTCTACCTATGAAGGGCTCTTTGACTACAAAAGAGCACCTGCTGATTCTAAGGAGGAGGTTCCATGAAAGTCCTTGCTATCATAAATTCaatacataataataaaaaagataagGATCTATTCTTGCTGTTGTCAGATTAGGATCTTCATTGTGATAATTGATTGTGGGGCAAGGGAAAAGAGACAGTCGCATGGGATCAGTATGGTTTAATGACTTAATATTTTGGCTGCTTTTGTCAGAATTTCTATATTATTACgttttatatattttagtttAAGGGTTATTGAAAATGTCAGACTACAATCCAAGCTGTAGATAATCTCTGTGTTGAAAGTTCATCTTCTGCTGAGGTCCAGCAAAGCTGACTTTTTCTAAGTCATGGCTTAATTTCATGAGTTCATCTTGCTGACATTGCTTCATTAGTGGTTAATCCCTTACCACTAGCTTCCCATCTTTCCTAATGAATTGTCACAGTCCTCTTTCCAGAAGCAAGATTTACGGACGTCGCTTGTTGGTGACTAAAACTCAAATACTGTATACAAACTTTCTGTCTATGTTGTCTTTCTGTGCAAAGTCACATACATATGAAACATTGAAATTGCTGGGAAAAACTCAGTGTGAAAATCAGAGACCTCTTATCCttgaataaaatctgttttaaaaaaaagaaaagcccgCAAGTCCTGCATGACTGAGTGTCCAGCATACAGTGATAAACTTGGGAACCTGGCAAAGCTCCTGCAGGTTTTCTGTGCCTGTAAGAAAGAATTCTTCCAGGTACTGTGCTGAGATACACTTACCAGTCTGGAATACCTCCATGAAACAGCATTCGGGCTGCTAAAAGAACATCTATTTACAATCTCCACTTCTAATGAAAAGTTTGCATCATGAAATAGCTTGTGCTTGAGAACAAGGGCATCTAAAACTGAGAAGGAAGAGTTCACTGATTTTTAAGGTCAGTTTTCACTCTGCTTGCCTTTGTACTGCTACATGGTTTGAAAAATCATTGTGCAAGAGGCTCATTCACATGACACAGCAATGCATGTTAGTAGAGAGAGATTTCGGGTTATTGGCTGActctcagctgaacatgagccagcagtgtgcccaggtggccaagaaggccaatggaatcctggcttgtatcagaaatagtgcaggcagcaggagcagaaggtgattgtccctctgcacttagctctggtgaggctgcacctcaagtgctgtgctcagtgttgggcccctcaatgcaagaaagatattgaggtcctggagcgtgttcagagaaggacaAGGGGgctgtgagggatctggagcacaagacagggagcagctgagggatcTGGGATGGTTCAatctggagcagaggaggctcaggggagacctcattgcatTCTACAACTGCCTGACAAGAGGATGTGCTCAAatgggagtcagcctcttctcccaggtaatgGCAAtaagatgagagggaatggccttatGTTGTGCCTAGGGAGGTTCAGGTAGGGCGTTAGGAAGCATCTGCTCTCTGAAAGAGTAGTGCCGtactggtacaggctgcccagggaggtggtgtagtcactgt is from Numida meleagris isolate 19003 breed g44 Domestic line chromosome 6, NumMel1.0, whole genome shotgun sequence and encodes:
- the SVIP gene encoding small VCP/p97-interacting protein, whose product is MGLCLPCMGGAVKDVVETPDPEIKRRQLAEAAEKRQMEASSRGIKNTYSVEQKKKKQEEIEKRMAASGSGGEGGLRWQVG